A single genomic interval of halophilic archaeon DL31 harbors:
- a CDS encoding Cobalamin-independent synthase MetE domain protein (PFAM: Cobalamin (vitamin B12)-independent methionine synthase MetE, N-terminal~KEGG: hvo:HVO_2743 methionine synthase vitamin-B12 independent) — translation MTERVATTTGLFPLPDWAKSELSELKGHQKHDLISGTEGSEVEAAYERVREEFIEDQRGAGLDRIVEGQGRWDDFLAHPLAVHDNVETGGIVRYYDNNNFYRDTKVVGDLTADGDVAAELDAATGLLDADEDLQAVLPGPYTLARLATDEYYGDEAEFLAAISEFLAAEVEAFPSHETLLLNEPSLVTDAPDEEFQERASQAIDAVADATDAEVVVQSYWGSYDEKTYAHLMDADVDALGFDFIAGDRDAHLYNINEYGTKESISLGLIDGQNTQVETVETVRDRLDWVPNQIPGQEFDTVYATPNTELAYLPVSKYREKLAVLGEAVAETEVSA, via the coding sequence ATGACCGAACGCGTCGCGACCACGACAGGGCTGTTCCCGCTGCCTGACTGGGCGAAGTCCGAGCTCTCGGAGCTGAAAGGCCACCAGAAACACGACCTCATCAGCGGTACCGAGGGATCTGAGGTAGAAGCTGCGTACGAGCGCGTCCGCGAGGAGTTCATTGAGGACCAGCGTGGCGCTGGCCTCGACCGAATCGTCGAAGGGCAGGGCCGTTGGGACGACTTCCTGGCCCACCCGCTCGCGGTGCACGACAACGTCGAGACGGGGGGTATCGTCCGCTACTACGACAACAACAACTTCTACCGCGACACGAAGGTCGTCGGCGACCTCACCGCCGACGGCGATGTGGCGGCAGAACTCGACGCCGCGACCGGCCTGCTGGACGCCGACGAGGACCTGCAGGCGGTGCTGCCGGGTCCCTACACGCTGGCTCGGCTGGCGACCGACGAGTACTACGGCGACGAGGCGGAGTTCCTCGCGGCGATTTCGGAGTTCCTCGCCGCAGAGGTCGAAGCGTTCCCGAGTCACGAGACGCTGCTGCTGAACGAGCCCTCGCTGGTCACCGACGCTCCCGACGAAGAGTTCCAGGAGCGTGCGAGTCAGGCCATCGACGCCGTGGCCGACGCGACGGACGCCGAGGTTGTCGTCCAGTCTTACTGGGGGAGCTACGACGAGAAGACCTACGCCCACCTGATGGACGCCGACGTCGACGCGCTGGGCTTCGACTTCATCGCCGGCGACCGCGACGCCCACCTCTACAACATCAACGAGTACGGCACGAAAGAGTCGATTTCGCTGGGCCTGATCGACGGCCAGAACACGCAGGTCGAGACCGTCGAGACGGTCCGCGACCGCCTCGACTGGGTGCCGAACCAGATCCCGGGACAGGAGTTCGACACGGTCTACGCGACGCCGAACACCGAACTCGCCTACCTCCCTGTCTCGAAATACCGCGAGAAACTCGCCGTGCTCGGAGAAGCTGTCGCGGAGACGGAGGTGAGCGCCTGA
- a CDS encoding ABC-type transporter, integral membrane subunit (PFAM: Binding-protein-dependent transport systems inner membrane component~KEGG: sti:Sthe_0975 binding-protein-dependent transport systems inner membrane component), which yields MTDGTPGSDPATEAAAPVTTDDGAATDGGETVVSGSSAEGEGSTRESPAVRRTKAFAARVRRNRLASGGLVIMSAFVFVAVFAPILAPYDPAVVDVPNRLQAPSADHLMGTDRYGRDVFSRVLLGARIAAQVAVATPLVAMSIGVPIGLVAGYVGGRTDDGLMRLMDAIFAFPTILLGLTLVAVFGQSLTNIVLALGIVFIPQFARITRGSAVSVAQEEHVRAARSLGASNARILLLHVLPFCISAILVQATITGALAIILESSLSFLGVGVPPPQPSWGSMLRVGKGYINSGEWWYSVFPGLAIVASVLGFNLLGDGLRDVLDPRSDPNR from the coding sequence ATGACCGACGGCACACCGGGCTCCGACCCAGCCACCGAGGCAGCGGCCCCCGTGACCACCGACGACGGCGCTGCCACCGACGGCGGCGAGACAGTGGTCAGCGGGTCGTCCGCAGAGGGCGAGGGCTCGACTCGGGAATCGCCCGCCGTTCGCCGGACGAAGGCGTTCGCCGCCCGGGTCCGCCGGAACCGGCTCGCATCCGGTGGCCTGGTCATCATGAGCGCGTTCGTGTTCGTGGCCGTGTTCGCCCCGATCCTCGCACCCTACGACCCGGCCGTCGTCGACGTGCCGAACAGACTGCAGGCGCCGAGCGCCGACCACCTGATGGGGACGGACCGCTACGGGCGTGACGTCTTCTCGCGGGTGTTGCTCGGTGCCAGAATCGCCGCCCAGGTCGCCGTCGCCACACCGCTCGTGGCGATGAGTATCGGCGTCCCCATCGGGCTCGTGGCAGGCTACGTGGGTGGCCGGACCGATGACGGCCTGATGCGCCTGATGGACGCCATCTTCGCGTTCCCCACCATCCTGCTGGGACTGACCCTCGTCGCGGTGTTCGGCCAGTCGCTCACCAACATTGTGCTGGCGCTGGGGATCGTCTTCATCCCGCAGTTCGCCCGCATCACCCGTGGGAGCGCCGTCTCTGTCGCACAGGAAGAACACGTCCGGGCCGCCCGCTCGCTGGGTGCCTCGAACGCCCGCATCCTCCTGTTGCACGTACTGCCGTTCTGCATCTCCGCAATTCTGGTGCAGGCGACGATTACGGGGGCGCTCGCCATCATCCTCGAGTCCTCACTCTCGTTCCTGGGCGTGGGCGTCCCGCCGCCCCAGCCCTCCTGGGGGTCGATGCTCCGGGTCGGCAAGGGGTATATCAACAGCGGCGAGTGGTGGTACAGCGTCTTCCCCGGACTGGCTATCGTGGCCTCCGTCCTGGGGTTCAATCTCCTGGGGGACGGCCTGCGTGACGTGCTCGACCCCCGTTCGGACCCGAACCGCTAA
- a CDS encoding oligopeptide/dipeptide ABC transporter, ATPase subunit (SMART: ATPase, AAA+ type, core~TIGRFAM: Oligopeptide/dipeptide ABC transporter, ATP-binding protein, C-terminal~KEGG: nmg:Nmag_0180 oligopeptide/dipeptide ABC transporter, ATPase subunit~PFAM: ABC transporter-like; Oligopeptide/dipeptide ABC transporter, C-terminal) yields the protein MSHDAAEPTTQPESDGESILSVRDLEKYYPVHSGILGRQTGAVRAVDGVSFDLQQGETLAVVGESGCGKSTMAETLIGLNDVTGGDIRFRGDSIADGVDKAFRREVQMIFQDPFSTLNERMTVGRIVAEPLVIHNEQEEDRAAYVRNLLDTVGLDGDEQYEAFPHELSGGQRQRVGIARALALNPSLVVADEPVSALDVSIKAGVLGLLEDLQEEFGLTYLIITHDMSVVRQIADRVAVMYLGELVEVGPVEELFNDPQHPYTEALLSSVPRVTADPEPDDRIELPGSPPDPANPPEGCRFHTRCHLRERLNDDEAARCVDETPELREVAGRELACHFRPE from the coding sequence ATGAGCCACGACGCTGCCGAACCCACGACGCAGCCCGAATCCGATGGCGAGTCTATCCTCTCGGTCCGCGACCTCGAGAAGTACTACCCCGTTCACTCGGGGATTTTGGGCCGGCAGACTGGCGCGGTTCGAGCCGTCGACGGCGTGAGCTTCGACCTGCAGCAGGGCGAGACGCTGGCAGTCGTCGGCGAGTCCGGCTGTGGAAAGTCGACGATGGCCGAGACGCTCATCGGGCTGAACGACGTCACCGGCGGCGACATTCGGTTCCGCGGCGACTCCATCGCCGACGGCGTCGACAAAGCGTTCCGGCGAGAGGTCCAGATGATCTTTCAGGACCCGTTCTCGACGCTGAACGAGCGGATGACCGTCGGTCGCATCGTTGCCGAGCCACTGGTCATCCACAACGAGCAGGAAGAGGACCGCGCGGCGTACGTCCGGAACCTCCTCGACACCGTTGGCCTCGACGGCGACGAGCAGTACGAGGCGTTCCCGCACGAACTCTCTGGGGGCCAGCGCCAGCGCGTCGGCATCGCCCGTGCGCTCGCGCTCAACCCCTCGCTGGTCGTCGCCGACGAACCAGTGAGTGCGCTGGACGTGAGCATCAAAGCCGGCGTGCTGGGACTGCTCGAGGACCTGCAGGAGGAGTTCGGTCTGACGTATCTGATCATCACCCACGACATGAGCGTCGTCCGGCAGATCGCCGACCGTGTCGCGGTGATGTATCTCGGCGAACTTGTCGAGGTCGGCCCGGTTGAGGAGCTGTTCAACGACCCCCAGCACCCCTACACCGAGGCACTGCTCTCGAGCGTGCCGCGGGTGACCGCCGACCCCGAGCCAGACGACCGTATCGAACTCCCGGGGTCGCCGCCGGACCCCGCGAACCCACCCGAAGGCTGCCGGTTCCACACGCGCTGCCATCTGCGCGAGCGCCTGAACGACGACGAGGCCGCCCGCTGTGTGGACGAGACCCCGGAGTTGCGGGAGGTTGCGGGGCGGGAGCTCGCCTGTCACTTCCGGCCAGAGTGA
- a CDS encoding ABC-type transporter, integral membrane subunit (PFAM: Binding-protein-dependent transport systems inner membrane component~KEGG: sti:Sthe_0679 binding-protein-dependent transport systems inner membrane component), translated as MASRVQEFFVRRLLWAVPVLVLVSVIIFGLVRMVPGDPAVVMLGADADPARLEAVRQELGLDKSLPVQYFDYAASVVQGDLGRSYITNQQVSEAVASRLPTTLFVTAAGFTVSLLVAIPAGTLSAVKRGTAWDSAGLTFGLLGVSIPNFWLGIVLLLLFGVNLDWLPVAGYVSPLENPIEGLRYLILPGITLGTAMAAIVTRMLRSELLEELHEEYLDAVRMKGVSEPRVLVHAMKNAFIPVVTVIGMQFGYLLGGSIIIEVVFSIPGMGRLLIGAISSRDYITLQGLVLVYTTFFVLVNLLVDTTYFYLNPKLRGDG; from the coding sequence ATGGCCTCACGTGTTCAGGAGTTCTTCGTCCGGCGGCTGCTCTGGGCGGTTCCGGTGCTCGTGCTGGTCTCAGTGATCATCTTCGGACTGGTTCGGATGGTCCCCGGCGACCCCGCAGTGGTGATGCTGGGCGCCGACGCCGACCCGGCACGGCTCGAAGCGGTCCGGCAAGAACTCGGTCTGGACAAATCGCTTCCCGTCCAGTATTTCGACTACGCTGCCAGCGTGGTGCAGGGTGACCTCGGTCGCTCGTACATCACCAATCAGCAGGTGAGCGAAGCCGTCGCCAGCCGCCTGCCGACAACGCTGTTCGTCACGGCTGCGGGATTCACCGTCTCACTACTGGTGGCCATCCCGGCAGGGACACTGAGCGCTGTCAAACGCGGAACGGCATGGGACTCTGCCGGCCTGACGTTCGGGCTGCTGGGCGTCTCCATCCCCAACTTCTGGTTGGGTATCGTCCTGCTGTTGCTGTTCGGCGTCAATCTCGACTGGCTCCCGGTTGCAGGCTACGTCTCGCCGCTGGAGAACCCCATTGAGGGGCTTCGTTACCTCATTCTCCCGGGAATCACGCTCGGCACGGCGATGGCGGCCATCGTCACCCGGATGCTCCGCTCGGAGTTGCTGGAGGAACTGCACGAAGAGTACCTCGACGCGGTCCGGATGAAGGGCGTGAGCGAGCCACGGGTGCTCGTCCACGCAATGAAGAACGCCTTCATTCCCGTGGTGACCGTCATTGGGATGCAGTTCGGCTACCTCCTGGGTGGCTCCATCATCATCGAGGTGGTGTTCTCCATCCCCGGGATGGGTCGGCTGCTCATTGGCGCCATCTCGAGTCGCGACTACATCACACTCCAGGGCTTGGTGCTCGTCTACACGACGTTTTTCGTCCTGGTGAACCTGCTCGTGGACACGACGTACTTCTACCTCAACCCCAAGCTGCGAGGTGACGGATGA
- a CDS encoding 3-isopropylmalate dehydrogenase (KEGG: hje:HacjB3_10520 3-isopropylmalate dehydrogenase~PFAM: Isocitrate/isopropylmalate dehydrogenase) has product MTAQRNTPRIAVIDGDGIGREVVPEARKVLEAVGEFEFVEAEAGDAVAERTGTPLPEETRETVADADATLFGAVGDSAADVVLPLRDVVGSYVNVRPARAYPGVEAVRPELDLVVLRENTEGVYAGHEQRLSDDLSTLTRVVTDSASRRLAEFACQYCEEMGLESFHVVHKANVMRETDGRFLNAVQSIAAEHGIEAEPVLMDAMATLMSLQPAEYDVLVTPNLAGDVLSDQAAGLVGGLGLLPSANLGPENAMFEPVHGTAPDIAGQGMANPVACVLSAAMLLEHLDRYDAAEQVREATEAVLAEGPTTPDLGGDATTAAVGAAIRDRL; this is encoded by the coding sequence ATGACCGCCCAGCGCAACACCCCACGGATCGCCGTCATCGACGGCGACGGAATCGGCCGCGAAGTTGTCCCGGAAGCGCGGAAAGTGCTCGAGGCCGTCGGCGAGTTCGAGTTCGTCGAGGCTGAGGCCGGCGACGCCGTCGCCGAGCGAACCGGGACGCCGCTCCCTGAGGAGACCCGTGAGACGGTTGCCGACGCCGACGCGACACTGTTCGGTGCCGTCGGCGACTCAGCCGCGGATGTGGTGCTCCCGCTCCGCGATGTGGTGGGCTCGTACGTCAACGTCCGGCCCGCGCGGGCCTACCCTGGTGTCGAGGCCGTCCGCCCGGAGTTGGACCTCGTTGTGCTCCGGGAGAACACTGAAGGCGTGTACGCAGGGCACGAACAGCGCCTGAGCGACGATCTCTCGACGCTGACCCGCGTGGTGACTGATTCTGCCTCCCGCCGACTCGCGGAGTTCGCCTGCCAGTACTGCGAGGAGATGGGGCTCGAGAGCTTCCACGTCGTCCACAAGGCCAACGTGATGCGCGAGACTGACGGCCGGTTCCTCAACGCTGTCCAGTCTATCGCGGCCGAGCACGGCATCGAGGCCGAACCGGTGCTGATGGACGCGATGGCGACGCTGATGTCGCTCCAACCGGCGGAGTACGACGTCTTGGTCACCCCGAATCTCGCAGGCGACGTGCTCTCGGACCAGGCCGCGGGGCTCGTGGGCGGGCTCGGGTTGCTCCCGTCGGCGAACCTCGGGCCGGAGAATGCAATGTTCGAACCGGTTCACGGGACCGCGCCCGACATCGCCGGGCAAGGAATGGCCAATCCGGTCGCCTGTGTGCTCTCTGCGGCGATGCTGCTGGAGCACCTCGACCGGTACGACGCGGCCGAACAGGTGCGAGAAGCGACCGAAGCGGTGCTCGCTGAAGGGCCGACCACCCCCGACCTGGGCGGGGACGCGACGACGGCAGCGGTGGGCGCAGCGATCCGCGACCGCCTGTGA
- a CDS encoding ABC-type transporter, periplasmic subunit (PFAM: Bacterial extracellular solute-binding protein, family 5~KEGG: hvo:HVO_A0339 ABC-type transport system periplasmic substrate-binding protein (probable substrate dipeptides/oligopeptides)): MTQDEQSSSSRRRFLSFAGSAAAAALAGCAGGNEETPTPEGTSTPIPTDSPTEDSTPSGGPETGGTLRVGYESELTGLDPHQTSSVVSWVVNYNICETLITFEEGAPAGRLATDWSIGDNGTTYTFQLEEGVMFHPPTSREMTAEDVAYSFQRMNQEGAMGGDLASMESVEATGDYEVTFTMSQQFAPFFNFLARVPWVVVPEEAVEEQGGKLGDFQEPVGTGPFQFGEHELGNFLRLDAFDDYRIDGVPLVDAVEIRPIPDADSRVAALRGGDIDMARAVLGKDAEAVQNDENTKLARQTATAWAQLHINCSQEPWDNPAVRRAVAHVIDRRSIVDAAVSGYGTAAWQPYSNGSVWNYDLGDSRRTRDVERAQKILEDAGNPLDGVTLKIKANTRYTMMETTANLLVAQLAAAGIDAEVEILEWGTQLSDFVNANFGAMAFSVPFKIDPDRHYYGFVHPSTSQWNKYGEEQPDAQKMYDLVGEGRTETDQDARVEIYTEFQKLVNKNVPWISVARTDDLVGLQSNVNGNQPWLLPYTRYWTMWKESE, from the coding sequence ATGACACAAGACGAGCAGTCCTCGAGTAGCCGGCGCCGCTTCCTCTCGTTCGCTGGAAGCGCGGCCGCGGCGGCGCTCGCTGGCTGTGCCGGTGGCAACGAGGAGACCCCGACACCGGAGGGAACCTCGACACCCATTCCGACGGACTCTCCCACCGAGGACTCCACGCCGAGTGGCGGCCCGGAGACTGGTGGAACGCTCCGCGTCGGCTACGAGTCCGAACTCACCGGGCTCGACCCTCACCAGACCTCCAGTGTGGTCTCCTGGGTGGTGAACTACAACATCTGCGAGACGCTCATCACCTTCGAGGAGGGCGCCCCAGCGGGCCGACTGGCGACTGACTGGTCCATCGGCGACAACGGCACGACCTACACCTTCCAACTGGAGGAAGGCGTGATGTTCCACCCGCCCACCAGCCGAGAGATGACCGCGGAAGACGTGGCCTACTCCTTCCAGCGCATGAACCAGGAGGGCGCGATGGGCGGCGACCTCGCGTCGATGGAGTCCGTCGAGGCGACGGGCGACTACGAAGTGACGTTCACGATGAGCCAGCAGTTCGCACCCTTCTTCAACTTCCTCGCACGGGTCCCGTGGGTCGTGGTCCCCGAGGAGGCTGTCGAGGAGCAGGGTGGCAAACTCGGCGACTTCCAGGAACCGGTCGGGACCGGCCCGTTCCAGTTCGGCGAGCACGAGCTGGGGAACTTCCTGCGGCTTGACGCCTTCGACGACTACCGCATCGACGGCGTGCCGCTGGTCGACGCCGTCGAAATCCGACCGATCCCGGACGCCGACTCCCGGGTCGCCGCGCTCCGGGGCGGCGACATCGACATGGCCCGAGCCGTGCTTGGGAAGGACGCAGAGGCCGTACAGAACGACGAGAACACGAAACTCGCACGCCAAACCGCGACGGCGTGGGCACAGCTCCACATCAACTGTAGTCAGGAGCCGTGGGACAACCCAGCCGTTCGCCGGGCCGTCGCCCACGTCATCGACCGCCGCTCCATCGTCGACGCGGCCGTCTCGGGCTACGGCACGGCCGCGTGGCAGCCCTACTCGAACGGCAGCGTCTGGAACTACGACCTCGGCGACTCCCGGCGCACCCGTGATGTTGAGCGCGCCCAGAAGATTCTCGAGGATGCGGGCAACCCCCTCGACGGTGTCACGCTGAAAATCAAGGCCAACACCCGCTACACCATGATGGAGACCACCGCAAACCTCCTGGTGGCGCAGTTGGCTGCGGCCGGCATCGACGCCGAAGTCGAGATTCTCGAGTGGGGAACCCAGCTCTCGGACTTCGTCAACGCCAACTTCGGCGCGATGGCGTTCTCGGTCCCGTTCAAGATCGACCCCGACCGCCACTACTACGGGTTCGTCCACCCCTCGACCAGCCAGTGGAACAAGTACGGCGAGGAGCAACCCGACGCCCAGAAGATGTACGACCTGGTTGGCGAGGGCCGGACCGAGACCGACCAGGACGCACGGGTGGAGATCTACACCGAGTTCCAGAAGCTGGTGAACAAGAACGTTCCCTGGATTTCGGTCGCCCGGACCGACGACTTGGTGGGGCTCCAGAGCAACGTCAACGGGAACCAGCCGTGGCTGCTCCCTTACACCCGCTACTGGACCATGTGGAAGGAGTCCGAGTGA
- a CDS encoding Aldehyde Dehydrogenase (PFAM: Aldehyde dehydrogenase~KEGG: nmg:Nmag_2465 aldehyde dehydrogenase), which translates to MSEQVTQYGPYVGGERVPGVGTVTTRNPGTGDAVATVETADAGVVDDAVAAAREAFPAWRDTDPDERGRIVYRIGQLVREHREELAALEASDQGKPESQADSDMGGAARYFEYYAGAADKLEGKSVPVGTGGVDYTLREPYGVSAQVTPWNFPGNLFARGVAPALVAGNTTVVKPAPNTPLSSLRLAELCAEAGVPDGVVNVVPGAGDTGEALVAHEGVDQVTFTGSVPTGQAIMRESAEHVRSVTLELGGKNPALVYPDADIQDAASEIATGIFTNAGQVCSAADRAVVHESVVEEFLEAIVAEAESYELGPNADMGPLCSREHFERVAQYIEIGTQEGARLLTGGDTPEAQPGGDEQGGFYVQPTVFADVEHESRIAQEEIFGPVLVVLTFSDTEEAVEIANGTEYGLTAGVFTGNVSRAHTLARRLEAGNIYVNGWFGDTNQTPFGGYGKSGIGREKGLEALNSYLQTKNVAIDLGGEGTLPGA; encoded by the coding sequence ATGTCCGAACAGGTCACGCAATACGGCCCCTACGTCGGCGGCGAGCGCGTTCCCGGTGTTGGAACCGTCACGACACGGAACCCGGGGACCGGCGACGCCGTCGCAACAGTCGAAACGGCCGACGCTGGGGTCGTCGACGACGCCGTCGCGGCTGCCCGCGAGGCGTTCCCAGCGTGGCGCGATACAGATCCCGACGAGCGCGGTCGAATCGTCTACCGCATCGGCCAGCTCGTCCGCGAGCATCGCGAGGAACTCGCCGCGCTGGAGGCCAGCGACCAAGGGAAACCCGAGTCCCAAGCCGACAGCGACATGGGCGGGGCCGCGCGCTACTTCGAGTACTACGCCGGTGCCGCCGACAAACTCGAGGGAAAATCGGTTCCCGTCGGCACTGGCGGCGTGGACTACACACTCCGCGAGCCCTACGGCGTGAGTGCGCAGGTGACGCCGTGGAACTTCCCGGGCAACCTCTTCGCCCGTGGGGTTGCGCCCGCACTGGTCGCCGGCAACACCACTGTTGTCAAGCCCGCACCGAACACCCCGCTCTCCTCGCTCCGCCTCGCTGAACTCTGTGCGGAGGCGGGCGTCCCCGACGGCGTGGTCAACGTCGTGCCCGGCGCCGGCGACACCGGCGAGGCGCTCGTCGCTCACGAGGGCGTGGACCAGGTGACGTTCACCGGTTCCGTCCCCACTGGACAGGCCATCATGCGCGAGTCCGCTGAGCACGTCCGCTCGGTCACACTCGAACTCGGCGGGAAGAACCCAGCGCTAGTCTACCCCGACGCAGATATCCAGGACGCTGCCAGCGAAATCGCGACGGGCATCTTCACCAACGCGGGCCAGGTCTGCTCAGCGGCCGACCGCGCCGTGGTCCACGAGTCCGTCGTCGAGGAGTTCCTGGAGGCCATCGTCGCGGAGGCAGAGTCCTACGAACTCGGCCCGAACGCGGATATGGGTCCGCTGTGCTCCCGTGAACATTTCGAGCGCGTCGCTCAGTACATCGAGATTGGCACGCAGGAGGGCGCTCGGCTCCTCACCGGCGGTGACACCCCGGAGGCCCAACCCGGCGGAGACGAGCAGGGCGGCTTCTACGTCCAACCAACCGTGTTCGCCGATGTCGAGCACGAGAGCCGCATCGCTCAGGAGGAGATTTTCGGCCCCGTTCTGGTCGTGCTCACCTTCTCTGACACCGAGGAGGCCGTCGAGATCGCCAACGGAACCGAGTACGGGCTGACGGCAGGCGTCTTCACGGGGAACGTCTCCCGCGCCCACACACTCGCCCGACGGCTGGAGGCCGGCAACATCTACGTCAACGGCTGGTTCGGTGACACCAACCAGACGCCGTTCGGTGGCTACGGCAAATCCGGCATCGGCCGAGAGAAAGGCCTGGAGGCGCTGAACAGCTACCTGCAGACGAAAAATGTCGCGATCGACCTGGGTGGCGAGGGGACGCTCCCGGGCGCCTGA
- a CDS encoding oligopeptide/dipeptide ABC transporter, ATPase subunit (SMART: ATPase, AAA+ type, core~TIGRFAM: Oligopeptide/dipeptide ABC transporter, ATP-binding protein, C-terminal~KEGG: hma:rrnAC2042 oligopeptide ABC transporter ATPase component~PFAM: ABC transporter-like; Oligopeptide/dipeptide ABC transporter, C-terminal), with amino-acid sequence MTDTTPPADAPAHDATDARTDGGDEPLLAVKNLTTRFYTDQTISAVDSVSYELRAGETLGIVGESGSGKSVSVRSVVGLVTEPGRIDAGEVRWKGTDLVGASNRKLRSVRGAEIGMVFQNAEAAFDSTYTVGEQIVEAVTAHRDLSKAEARQEAIDLLEEVGIGDPEGRVDDYPHEYSGGMAQRAMIAMALAGEPELLIADEPTTGLDVSIQAGIIDLFRDLVAEREMSLVLISHDLGVVSQLCERMLVMYGGRVAERGTRRQLLTAPKHPYTRAFLNSIPDVDAKSTAEAIPGSPPNLGDPPEGCRFHPRCAVAEAGLCDHERPPTVAFQAGQEADCYAYTEGYTGEAEYDVAEVTEVRSAEGETQQVEEVSR; translated from the coding sequence ATGACCGACACGACACCGCCGGCCGATGCGCCGGCACACGACGCGACCGACGCACGAACCGACGGCGGCGACGAGCCGCTGCTCGCAGTCAAGAACCTCACGACGCGGTTCTACACCGACCAGACGATCTCCGCTGTCGACAGCGTGAGCTACGAGCTCCGCGCTGGCGAGACGCTGGGTATTGTCGGCGAATCCGGCTCCGGAAAATCCGTCTCTGTCCGCTCGGTCGTTGGGCTGGTCACGGAGCCGGGACGCATCGACGCCGGCGAAGTGCGCTGGAAGGGGACCGACCTCGTCGGCGCCAGCAACCGGAAACTGCGCTCGGTCCGGGGTGCCGAAATCGGGATGGTGTTCCAGAACGCCGAGGCGGCGTTCGACTCGACCTACACCGTCGGCGAGCAGATTGTGGAGGCGGTGACCGCCCACCGCGACCTCTCGAAAGCCGAGGCTCGACAGGAGGCAATCGACCTGCTGGAAGAAGTGGGCATCGGGGATCCGGAGGGGCGTGTCGACGACTATCCCCACGAGTACTCCGGCGGGATGGCCCAGCGCGCGATGATTGCGATGGCGCTGGCGGGCGAACCCGAACTGCTCATCGCCGACGAGCCAACGACTGGGCTGGACGTAAGCATTCAGGCGGGCATCATCGACCTGTTCCGCGACCTCGTCGCCGAGCGGGAGATGTCGCTCGTCCTCATCAGCCACGACCTCGGGGTGGTCTCACAGCTTTGTGAGCGCATGCTGGTGATGTACGGCGGCCGCGTTGCCGAGCGTGGCACCCGCCGACAGCTGCTGACGGCGCCGAAACACCCCTACACCCGCGCGTTCCTCAACAGCATCCCGGACGTGGACGCGAAATCGACGGCCGAAGCAATCCCCGGCTCGCCGCCAAATCTGGGGGACCCGCCCGAAGGCTGTCGGTTCCACCCCCGCTGTGCGGTGGCGGAGGCTGGGCTCTGTGACCACGAGCGGCCGCCGACCGTCGCCTTCCAGGCCGGCCAGGAGGCCGACTGCTACGCCTACACCGAGGGGTACACTGGCGAAGCCGAGTACGACGTCGCCGAAGTGACCGAGGTTCGGTCCGCCGAGGGCGAGACACAGCAGGTGGAGGAAGTGAGCCGATGA